Proteins from a genomic interval of Phaseolus vulgaris chloroplast, complete genome:
- the rpl23 gene encoding ribosomal protein L23, whose translation MNGIKYAVFTDKSIRLLGKNQYTFNVESGSTRTEIKHWVELFFDVKVIAMNSHRLPVKGRRVRPIMGHTMHYRRIIITLQPGYSIPPLRKKRT comes from the coding sequence ATGAATGGAATAAAATATGCAGTATTTACAGACAAAAGTATTCGGTTATTGGGGAAAAATCAATATACTTTTAATGTCGAATCGGGATCAACTAGGACAGAAATAAAGCATTGGGTCGAACTCTTCTTTGATGTCAAAGTAATAGCTATGAATAGTCATCGACTCCCGGTAAAGGGTAGAAGAGTACGACCTATTATGGGACATACAATGCATTACAGACGTATAATCATTACGCTTCAACCGGGTTATTCTATTCCACCTCTTAGAAAGAAAAGAACTTAA